Part of the Carnobacterium pleistocenium FTR1 genome is shown below.
GATGCACCTATTCAAGTCATTGGACAGCAATTAAGCGAAGTAAGACAGAGCATGGTTGATTTAGGCTACCATAACTCTAATGTGATCATGTCATTTTCAACATTGTCTCTACCTGTGTCTCCTGCTATTAAAATCACGGATAAAGGTATGTTTGACGTGCATAGTCACTGTCTTATTCCATTACTGGAGGAAATTAGATGAAGACTTTAATAAAAAATAGCCATATTTTAACAATGGATGATAAACGAACAGAATATTCTGATGGTTATCTAATAATAGAAGATAACGCAATCTTGGAAATTGGGTCATATGATCAATTAGTACAAAAAGAGACCGAATTTGATAAAGTAATTGATGGTGATCAAACCATTGCAATACCTGGAATGATAAATACTCATACTCATATTGGAATGATTCCTTTTCGCTCATTAGGAGATGACTGCCCTGATCGATTGCGTCGTATTCTATTTCCTCTAGAAATCGCCTGCATGACAAAAGAATTAGCATATCATAGCGGCAAATATGCGATTGCGGAAATGCAGTTAGCTGGTATTACAACGTTTGTAGATATGTACTATTTTGAAGATACTTTAGCACAAGCTACCGATGAAATGAAGTCACGAGCCATCTTAGGGGAAACAGTTGTTGACTTTCCGACTTGTGATACCCTAATAGCTCATGGCGGTATTGATTATGCTGAAAAATTTATTCCAAAATGGCTTAACCATGAATTGATCACACCGGCGATTGCCCCACATGCCCCGAATACTAATGATCCAGAAGCAATAAAAGAAGCTGCTGCGTTAGCAGAAAAATACGGCATTCCATTAATCATGCATGTAGCAGAAATGGATTATGAATTAAACTATTTTAGAAAAAAATATAACACTACACCAATTGGATTTTTACAGTCGCTTAAAGTTCTCAACCCTCGCTTTATTGCAGCCCACTGTATCCATTTATCAGATCAAGATTTGCAAATTTTAAAAGAGGAGGGTGTCGGTGTGGCTCACTGCATCGGAGCGAACACCAAGTCTGCTAAAGGAGTTGCTCGCATAAAAGATATGCTTGAATTAGCTATTCCAGTAGGTTTAGGAACAGATGGACCCAGTAGCGGCAACACACTTGATTTATTTACACAAATGAAATTGACTGCTAATTTTCATAAAACAACGCTCCACGATAGAAGTGTTTTTCCAGCTAAAGAAATTTTTGCAATGGCGACTATTGAAGGCGCAAAAGTATTGAATATGGCAAATCAAATTGGCTCTTTGGAAGTAGGGAAAAGAGCTGATATAGTATTAGTTGAAACAAGTTCTGTAAATATGTTTCCAATTTTTGATCCTTATGCAGCACTAGTTTATTCTGCGAATGCGTCAAATGTGCAGGATGTTTTTATTAATGGGACATCAGTTGTTCGAAACAAACAACTAGTAAATAACAATTTATCTGATTTGCGTTCAAACCTAGCAGCTGAAATGACAGATTTTTCAAAAAAAGCTAGAGAGTTAATTTAAAAAAAATCATGCTTTAGACCGATACGTTATAGTGGAATTGCAGCTATACTTGACTTAATCAAATTATATGGAGGTCATATAAAGATGAAAATGAAGACAAAACAAATGAAGACTCCAATGTCGCAAGTGAAATCTCTGATCCTTTCCTTATTTAATACAAAAACAAGCGGAAAAAAGAAACTAATGGTAGCAGGGATCATTCTGTACATTATTAGTCCTATCGATTTTGTGCCCGACTTCATTC
Proteins encoded:
- a CDS encoding YkvA family protein, whose product is MKMKTKQMKTPMSQVKSLILSLFNTKTSGKKKLMVAGIILYIISPIDFVPDFIPVVGYADDVILPILFLVANKLLSEDLQPNTPQVRKEAEKV
- a CDS encoding amidohydrolase; this translates as MKTLIKNSHILTMDDKRTEYSDGYLIIEDNAILEIGSYDQLVQKETEFDKVIDGDQTIAIPGMINTHTHIGMIPFRSLGDDCPDRLRRILFPLEIACMTKELAYHSGKYAIAEMQLAGITTFVDMYYFEDTLAQATDEMKSRAILGETVVDFPTCDTLIAHGGIDYAEKFIPKWLNHELITPAIAPHAPNTNDPEAIKEAAALAEKYGIPLIMHVAEMDYELNYFRKKYNTTPIGFLQSLKVLNPRFIAAHCIHLSDQDLQILKEEGVGVAHCIGANTKSAKGVARIKDMLELAIPVGLGTDGPSSGNTLDLFTQMKLTANFHKTTLHDRSVFPAKEIFAMATIEGAKVLNMANQIGSLEVGKRADIVLVETSSVNMFPIFDPYAALVYSANASNVQDVFINGTSVVRNKQLVNNNLSDLRSNLAAEMTDFSKKARELI